The Hymenobacter sp. DG01 sequence TAGATGCCGCCCTCGGGGTAGTATGCGCCCAGCCCATGCTCCAGGTGCGGAATCAGGGAGAGGGTGGCAGGGGCCTGGTAGGGGTCGGAGCCGTTGTAGGTGGCAAACCGGTCGAAGAGCTGCACTAGGCGCGCATCCCCGAACGCGGTGGCGTGGCGCTGGTGCATGGTGCTGGTGAGGCCTAGCTGAGGCAGGGCTGCCAGGGCCTTCAGCACGTCGGGGCTGAGGTAGGTACCGGCCTTGTGCAAGGATTTTTGCAGGAAAGTAGCGGCCGTACCCTCGTAGGCGCGGCGGCTGCTGTTTAAAAACCGCAGCACCTCCCGGGCCGGTACGCCCAGCTTTTCTTCTATCTCCTGGGCAAACCGGGGTTCATCGGCCCAGGCCGTCAGGCGGGTGCCGTCGGCAAAGAAATACTGAGTAATCGGGTCGAGGCGCTGGTAGCGGAAGTAGTCCTGGGGGCGGCGGCCGGCCAGCGCGAACAGCTCATCTACCAGGTGAGGCAGAGTAAACAGCGAGGGGCCACCATCGAAGCGGTAGCCGCCAGGCAGCTCCAGCTGGTGCATCTTGCCCCCAAACGACTCCTGCGCCTCAAATACCGTTACGCGGTGCCCGCGTACGGCCAGGCGCACGGCAGTAGCAATGCCCCCAATGCCGGCCCCAATAACGGCTACGGGTTGGGCAGGAGCAACAAGGTGGGAAGGCGGCACAGCTAGGAAAGCGGAAAGAAAGCGCCGAAGCGCGAAAAACAATGAAAACAGACCTTGTGTAGAAAGGCGCGCCCGCCCGAGCCGGCCCGCGTTTCTACACAAGGTACAGCACGGAAATGTTTATCGGGCCCCAAACTGCTAACAACCCGGCTACCTCCAGGAATATTTCCCGGACTAGCCGGTTTTTTGGTTGTTGCCTAACCGAAGCTACCCTGCCGGGGCTTACCGCCGCAAACCCCAAGCGTGGTTTTTTACGTGTGCGGTAGGTGTATAGCAAGGCGTGTGTACTAGCGTAAAAACAGATTTTATAGGCTGAAAACGCATTTTTTACACTTGTTTTTATCCGCCGCCGGCTGATATATTTGATGACAGCCCCGCCGGAAAACGCCTCCCGGGCTCCGGAGCCTTGGCGCCTTTGCCCCACGCAACCGAGCCCCTACCCCCCGAAAGGCAGCCAACCCACCGAGGCCCAGAGCCCCACCGGCCCGCCTACCCCCCGCGCGGCTGCCAAAAGCGGATGGCGCGCATAAAACCCGGAGTTGCCGCGGCGCCTCTCCCCATGACCCGGAAACCAGCCCCTACTGGTACAGCTCCGGTTGGCCTTGGGTTCCCCGCGAGGGGTAGCATCCAGATAAAAAAGAGTGAGAAAATCGGAAAAGGGGCGGGGTATCTCCGCCCTGTTTTTCTCATTCCACCACCTCTCTTTAACCTTTCCGCACATGAGTTGCCAACTTACGCGGCTACGCTGGAGCCCAGCAGCGGCCCGGCGCGGCCTGGGGCTGCTATTGATGGCTTGCCTGAGCGCCGGTCCCCATCTGGGCTTCGGGCAGGAGCTTACCGCACTTCGGGCATCGGGGCCCAGAATAGTGAACACCCAGGGACAGGAAGTGGTGCTGCGGGGCTACAATGTGGGCGGGTGGCTGCTGCAGGAAAGCTACATTCTGCAAACCGATACGCTGAACAGCCAGTGGCGCATCTGGCAGGGGCTGCTGCGCACCATGCCTGAGGCTCAGGTAGAAGAGTTCTACCGCCAGTATCGTCAGAACTTTATCACTAAAGCAGATATTGATTTTCTGGGTCAACAGGGGTTCAATGCCGTGCGCCTGCCTTTCCATTACGACCTGTTTCTGACCCCGGAGCAGCGCCGCGCCCGTACTGCCGTCATCCGCGACCCGCACAACGACCAGAAGCTGGCGGCCTACGTGGAGCAGCTTAGCGGCTGGTACGACCAGGGCCGCCTGTTCGCGGATACGAAAAACCTGGAGGGGTTCCGGCTGATTGACCAGGTAGTAAAGTGGTGCGCTGCCAACCGCATGTACGTTATTCTGGACCTGCACGCGGCTCCCGGCGGCCAGGGCACCGACCGCAACATCAACGACAACTTCCGGCCCCTAGACCTGTGGAAGCGCCGCGACGCGAAAGGCCGCCTGATTTACCAGGACCTGACGGTGCGCCTCTGGGAAAAGCTGGCCGCCCGCTACCGGCAGGAGCCCCGCATTGCCATGTACGACCTGATCAATGAGCCGCATAACCTCAACGCGTCCAATGGTTTGTCGGCCGATAACCAGGAGCTAGCCGCCCTGTACGCCCGCCTGATTACGGCCGTGCGCGCCCAGCGCGACGAGCACCTGCTGCTGCTGGAAGGCAACGGCTACGGCAACGAGTACACCAACCTCACCCCCGATAAGCTGGCTACCCCCGACAAGCGCAACCTGGTGTACAACGCCCACCGCTACTGGTGCCCCAACACGCCAGAAGCCGCCGACCCCAACCCCAATCAAATCAATCTGTTGCATAACCTGGCGGCTTTCCGGGAGCGGTGGCAGGTGCCGGTGTGGGTAGGCGAAACCGGCGAAAACTCCAATGAGTGGTTTGCCGCCGCCGTGCAGGGTCTCAATAGCCTGGGCATCGGCTGGGGCCACTGGAACCTGAAGCGCGTTGATTCAGGGGCGGGCCTGTTGCGCGTCAGGCCCTACGGCAACCTTCTCACGCCCGAGGGGCGGGCCAACCTGCTGCGCAACGTGCAGTTTGCCAACTGCCAGATAAACACCGATGTACTGGCGGCTCTTACTCAACCGGCCGGGGCCCGGACGCCGTTTGCTTCCCTCTCCATTCCCGGCACCATTCCGGCCACCGACTACGACCTGGGCCGCGACGGCGTAGCCTACCACGACGAGTTTTCGGCCCGCACCGATTTTCGGGACCTGACTCCGCCCAACCAGGGCGGCGCCTACCGCAACGATGGGGTAGATATTACGGCCTGCCCGGAAGCTCCGAACGGGTTTGCCGTCAGTAAGTTGGCAACCGGCGAGTGGCTTGCCTACACCGTAACCGTTGCCAAGCCAGGTGCTTATAGGGCCGAGGTGCGGCTGCAGCCCGGGACGGCGCAGGGCCGCCTGGCCCTGCGCCTGGGCGACCTGGACGTGGGTACGGCCACCGTAGCGCCCGGGCAGGACTGGGTGACGGTGGCCCTGACTACCCCCACCCTGCCCGCCGGGCAGCATACCCTGCGCGTGCTGGTGGAGCAGCCCCTTGGGCAGCTGGGCTGGCTACGCTTTGCGCCGGCCCCGAATGGCGGTGGCGCGGGCGGCCAGTAGGCAAACCCGCCCGCGTTTTGTACCTTAAGCGCACCATGAAGCTCGTGAATTCCCACCTCCCACCGCGTCGGGCTATCTGGTTTTCTTTCCTGACGCTGAGCACCCCCCTGCTCCTGTGCCTCCTGTTTGTTGGCTCCCTGGCCCAGGCACGCCCCGCCGATACCCTGCGGGTGCATGCCGGCCTAGAGGAGCTATTCGTTGATCCTGGCCAGTACAGTGTGCTGGAAGACCCCTCCGGCCACTTAACTCTGGCCCAAGTGCAGGAGCCGGCGTGGGCCGCCAGGTTCCGGCCCGGCAGCACCCTGCCCACCACCATGGACCACCCGGGCTCGGCCTACTGGCTGCGCCTGGTGGTGCAGGCACAGGGCAGCCTGAGCCAGCACTGGTACCTGGAAATGTTTGACTCCCACCTGAATAGCGTGGAGTTTTACCCGGTTGATGGCTCCGCTCCTACCTTCACGGGGTCCGATTTGCCCCTGGCTACCCGGAAGTTTCCCTACAAGAACTTCCTGTTCCGCCTTCCCCTACCCCCCAACCAGGCCCAAACCTACTACCTGCGCCTGACCTCCAACTCCAAAACCACCTTCCTCAGCCGCCTGCGCACCGAGCAAACCCTGGCCGTGCACTTCCAGACGGAGTACGGGCTGCTGGGTGGCTTCTATGGAGTGCTCCTGATTATGGTGGTGTACAACCTGTGCCTCTACCTGTTCATCGGGGAGCAAACCTACCTGCGCTACGTGCTGTACGTGCTCAGCTGCAGCCTGGTATTTATGTCGGAAGATGGGCTGGGGTTTCAGTATCTGTGGCCGGGACACCCGGTGCTGAACCAGATAATTACGGCTGGTTCGCCTATTCTGCTGCTGCTCACCTTCAGCTACTACGCCCGGCAGTTTCTGGATACCGCCCAGCGCTTGCCTTCCTACGACCCCTGGATCAGGGCGGTGGTGCTGCTAAGCGTGGCCGGGCTGCTGATTGATGCCGTTTGGCTGAGCTCGGGCTGGGGCTTCTGGTTTTACCTGCTGCCCTACTGCATGATTTATTACGCGGCCTACCGGGTGTGGCAGCGGGGGCAGCGCACGGCCCGCTTCTTTCTGCTGGCCCACGTGATGGTAGCCATCAGCGTGGTATTCATGATTTTACGCAAGCTGGGCATTAACACTTTCACCAACACGGCCACAGTGTACAGCATGAACGCGGCTTTCGTGGTGGAAGTGGTGGTGCTGTCTTATGCGCTGGGCGAGAAAATCAAGGGGATTAAGGATGCTACCATCCGGGCCCAGGGCAAGCTGGTAAAGCAGCTGCGCAAGAAGCACCAGGTGCAGGAGCAGTTAGTAGAGCAGCTGCAGCGCAACCAGGAGCTGAAAGACCAGCTGAACTCTGAGCTGGAGGGCTTAGTGGCCCAGCGCACCGATGAGCTGCGCCTGCAAAGCGACACCATTGCGGCCCAAAACCGGGAGCTGCTGCAAGCCAACGGGTTGCTGGCCCTGCAGTCGGCGGCCATTGAAAAGCTGAACGCCGAGCTGCAGCGCGACCTGCAGGAGGTAAAAACGGCCCGGGTTCTGTCGAAGGAAGTAAACTTCGGCGAGTTCAGCCAGATCTATCCCGACAAGGACGCCTGTTTGGTGTATCTGGCCAACCTGAAGTGGTCTGAGGGCTACCAGTGCCGCAAATGCGGGCACGAGAAGTACTGCGACGGCCGGGAGCCTCATTCGCGCCGGTGCACCAAGTGTCGGTACGTGGAGTCGGCCACGGCCTACACCTTGCTCCAGAAGTGTAAGTTCCCGATTATTAAGGCCTTCTATGCGGTATTTTTGATTTATACGCACAAAGGCAACTACTCTTCCCAGGAGCTTTCCCGCGTGCTTGATCTGCGTCAGGGCACCTGCTGGAGCTTCAGTCAGAAGGTGCTGGAAGCCATGCGCCGCCGCCGCCGGGCTCCCGACTTCGATGAAAACGAAGGCTGGACCCACATCCTGCTGGATGCCTCCGGCCTGGAGCCCGAGGAAGCAGGCGCCGCCGAGGAAGCTACCGTCAGAGCGTAAGCTCCCTGGCTGGCCCCACAGACACAAGGCCCCCGGGTACCCACGGGTATCCGGGGGCCTTGTGGTATTTACCGGGGGTAGGCCTCGGGCGGAAGCGGCGGCTTGGCCGGCTCAGTGGCGGGCCAGCGGGCAAAGCCGTGGGAGCCAGCCAGGCTAAAATGAGCGGCGGTATAATCTGGCACCTCTCCTATATAGAACTGGAATTTTGGATGTGAATCTGTGGGTTCGTAAGTCAACACTTACCTGCCCCGATTATGAAAAAAAGTTGATCAGAGTGGGTATTTTTTTGATTGTTTTTTACGTGTTGACCCTCGCTCCTCAAAACGTTGACAGCGGCCATAGAAAGGCCTAAAGTGCTTTCCGTGGCGTGTGCAGTAAGTGTATAATATAATTGTGTGCTAAGCTCAAAAATGCCCCGCACGGCGTTTTAAGGCGTTTTTTGTGTTGCTTTTCCAAAACACGGACGGATATATTTGGGCATCGCTGCATGCTGCTCCTTGCCTTCTCCACTGTTTGCGTCCCCTGGGTAATGAAGCGCCGCCAGTTACCGGCTTCCAACCTGACCGGTTTTGTGCCTGCTTCAGCCCCACGGCGGGGTACTGGTTTTCTTCTTCCGCCGAGGCTGTGTTTCGCCTGCCTGCGTTGCCTTCCAGAGTTTCAGAGTAGGCCCCAGGAGCTTGTATTCGCTTATGCTTTTCAGATAGTCGGGCCTTCCCAGGGCCCGGTAGTAAGCCCAACCGCTTACTGGTCCATACTTCCCTCAATTCCCACAGATCAATGAACCAACACCTCTACACTCAGGCGCTGCTGCGCCGGGCTTTGTGGTTGGCGGCTTGCGGCCTGCCTGCCCTTCCTTCCCTGGCAGCAGCCCCCTCCACGGCGGCCGGACTTCCCGGTCCAGCCGCTACCCCCCGCCTGCTCGCCGATGTGCCAGTGTCGGGCCGCGTTACCCAGAGCAACGGTGAGCCGCTGCCGGGGGTAACCATTATTGTGAAAGGAACCACCCTGGGCACCACCACCGACGCCGACGGCCGCTTCTCTCTGAACGCGCCCGAAAACTCGACCCTGGTGGTAAGCTACGTGGGCTTTACCCGCCGCGAAGTGCCCATTACGGGAGCTTCATCTTCCCTGAGCATTACGCTGGCCGAAGACACCCGTGCCCTCAGTGAGGTAGTGGTAGTGGGCTACGGTACCCAGGAGCGGGGTAGCGTAACGGGCGCCGTTTCGTCGGTATCGGCGCGGGAAATTGCCACCCAGCCCGTGGCCGATGCTACCCAGGCCCTGCAAGGCCGGGCAGCGGGCGTTACGGTTACCTCAAACGGTGGAGCCCCTGGCGGAGCCGCTGGTACCTCCATCCGCATCCGGGGTCTTACGTCGGCGGGCAACAACAACCCTCTGTTCGTAGTGGACGGGTTCCCGCTGCCCGATGGCAACGAAAACCAGCTAAACGCCATCAACCCCAACGACATTGAAACCATTGACATCCTGAAGGATGCCTCGGCCACGGCTATCTACGGGGTACGGGCTGCCAACGGGGTAGTGATTATCACCACCAAGCGGGGCAAAACCGGTACCTCCACCATTAACCTGGATGCCTACCGCGGGGTGCAGCAGGTGTGGCGCAAGCTGGACCTGCTCAACGCCGAGGAGTACGCCGTTATCAACAACGAAGGCCGCCTGGCGGGCGGTGCCCCCATTGTGGTGGACCGCCTGCGCAACCCGCAAGGGCTGGGCGAGGGCACTGACTGGCAAGACGAGGTGTTCCGCCGGGCTGCCATCCAGAACTACTCGCTTTCGGCTACGGGCGGCAGCGAAAAGGCTCGCTACGCTGTGTCGGCCAGCTACTTCCAGCAGGATGGTACCATTGTAGGCTCAGACTTTGAGCGCTTTACGCTGCGGGCTAACGGCGACGTGCAGGTAAACAAGATTCTAAAGCTGGGCAATAACATTTCGCTGACCCACCTCAGCGACCGGCAAATTACCTCCAACAGCGGGGAGTATGGCACCGTGCAGCAAACGCTGCGCATTCCGGCCATTATTCCGGTGTACCGGCCCGATGGCTACTACTACGAGCCCCGCGGCGCCCAGGACAACTTCATTGAGGAAAACCCGCTGGCTTCGGCTACCATCACCAACCAGCGCTTCTACCGCAACCGCGCCCTGACTACCTTCTTTGCCGAGCTGGAGCCGGTACGGGGCCTGCGCTTCCGCACCAACGTAGGCGCCGACTTCGTGTTCGACAACTTCAATGCCTTCCGGCCCGGGGTGCCCGAGCTGCAGGCCGACGGCCAGACCTACACCAGCCGCTACACCCAGGCTACGGCCGGGGCTACGGCTACGGCCTCCTACGCCCCCAGCTACCTGATTGAGAACACGGCTACCTTCGACCGCCTCATTGCTGATAAGCACCAGGTAACCGTGCTGGTGGGCCAGTCGGCGCAGCAGTTCAACTACAGCAACGTGGAGGCCTACCGCACCGGCTACCTACGCAACGACTTGCAGGTAATCAACTCGGGCCCCATTAACACCCAGATCGGCAACGCGGGTACCATCAACCGGCCCTCGCGTTTGCTCAGCTACTTCGGCCGCGTTAACTACGAGTTTGCCGGCAAGTACCTGTTCCAGGCCATTGCGCGCTACGACGGCTCGGGCAGCTTCCCGCCCGGCGACAAGTTTGGCTTCTTCCCCGGCGTTTCGGCGGGCTGGCGCATCTCGGAGGAGGATTTCCTGAAGGGCAACCGCGTGATCAGCAACCTGAAGCTGCGCGTGGGCTACGGCAAGGTGGGTAACCCCAACAACGCCGGCCGCTTCGCCTACCTCTACGCCATCAACTCGGGCATCCGCTACCCCTTCGGGCCTAACGGCGGCACTCTGCAGACGGGTGCGGCGCCTACCCGCCAGGCCAACCCCGACCTGCGCTGGGAAACCAACAACCAGACCAACGTTGGTATTGACCTGGGCTTCCTGGACAACCGGTTTGAGGCTACCATTGACCTCTACAACCGTAGCTCGCCCAACCTGATTGCGCCCGTGCCGGTTTCCCTGGTGTCGGGTACCTACGAAACGGTAAACCGCAACGCGGCTTCGGCCTACAACCGGGGTATCGACTTTTCCTTCACCTCGCACAACGTGCGGGGCACGGGCCGCGGCCTGAACTGGACCACGACCCTGAACTTGTCGGCCTATAAGTCGGAGCTGGAGTCACTGGGGGTAGGGCAGCCCTACAACGGCCTGAGCGCCCTGAGCGGTGTAATTGTGCGTTACGATGAGGGCCAGGCCTTTGGCTCGTTCTACGGGTTTGTGGCCGACGGCCTGTTCCAGACCCCCGAGGACGTGCAGAACCACGCCACCCAGCAAAGCGGCACCGCCCCCGGCGACATTCGCTTCAAGGACCTGAACAACGATGGCGTGATTAACGCCGAGGACCGGACCTTCATTGGCAACCCCAACCCCGACTTTACCTACGGCCTGAACAACACAGTAACCTGGGGCGGCTTCGATCTGAACATCTTCCTGCAGGGCTCCCAGGGCAACGACATCTACAACCAGAACCGCTACATTCTGGAAAGCCCCCTCTACGGCACCAGCAGCGGCAGCACCCGCGTACTGGGCCGCTGGACGGGCCCCGGCACCAGCAACGACGTGCCCCGGGCCTTCGCCGGCGACAATGCCGACCCCAACCAGAACCTGCGGGTTTCCACGTATTTTGTGGAGGATGGCTCCTACATGCGCATCAAAACCCTCACGCTGGGCTACTCCCTGCCCCAGAGCATTATGGAGCGCATTGCCGCCAAGCAGGTGCGCGTGTACGCCAGTGCCCAGAACCTGCTGACCCTGACCAAGTACTCCGGCTATGACCCCGAGGTAGGCTCCCGTGGCATTGACCTGGGCGTGTACCCGCAGCCCCGGGTGTTCTTGCTCGGCCTCAACATTGGTTTCTAATTCCCACCCCTAACATTTCAGCGCATGCTACCCCTACATAAGTACAGAACCACCTACGGCGCCTGGCTCCTGACGCTGGGCCTGCTCAGCGGGTGCGGCGAGAAGTTTCTGGAAGAAACTCCCACCGACCAGGTAACCGACGCCAACTTCTACCGCACTACCACCGACGCCATTCAGGCCACCAACGCCGTGTATGGTGAGTTGATTACGGCTGGCCAGTACAACGCCGCCCTCTGGGGCCTGGGTGACATTGCCTCCGATATTTCTACTACCGGCGGCGGTGGCGGCGGCGACGGTATCGAGTACCAGCAGCTCGACTTCTTCAACATCCCGAGCACCAACCTGGTGACTAACCGCCTGTGGGGCAGCTGCTACGTGGGCATCGGGCGGGCCAACATCGTGCTGCAGAAAGTGCCGGGCATGAGCATTGATCCGGCCATTCAGAAGCGCAGCATCGGGGAGGCGCAGTTCCTGCGCGCCAAGTACTACTTTGACCTGGTGCGGGCCTACGGTGACGTGCCCCTGCTCACGACGCCTCCCGCTACCCTGGCCGATGTGAACGTACCCCGGACCCCGGTCGCGCAGGTGTACGCTCAGATTGAGAAAGACCTGACGGATGCCATTGGCAACCTGCCGGGCTCTTACAGCGGCGAAGACCTGGGCCGAGCCACCAAGTGGGCCGCCACCGGCCTGCTGGCCAAGGTGTACCTCACGGAAGGCAAGTTGCCCGAGGCCGCCACGCGAGCCCGCGAGGTAATTAGCGGCAGCGGTAAAACCCTGTGGGACAACTACGCCGATAACTTTAAGGTAGCCAACGAGAACGGCAAGGAGTCGTTGTTTGAGGCCCAGTTCCTCTCGGGCCGCAACACCTGGGACCAGAATGGCCCCGGCTTCAGCGGCAACGAGTTCTTCGGCCCCCGCGGCCAGGGCGTAGTGCCCCAGGGCGGCTACGGCTTCAATATTCCCGAGGCCGATTTTGTGGCTGGCTACGAAGCCGGCGACCTGCGCCGTGATGCCACCATCTGGATGCCCGGCGATGTGTACCCCGATGGCCGCAAGCAGCCGGACCGCCTGCCCGGCTCCCCGAACGGCTATGGCTGCAAGAAGTGGTTTGTGGGCAAAGTCAACACCAACATCTGGGACTCGGAGCTGAACATTCCGGTGATGCGCCTGGCCGAGGTGTACCTGATTCTGGCCGAAGCTGTGGGCACTACCTCTGAAGGCTACGAGGCCATCAACAAAGTGCGCCGCCGTGCCTTCGGTCTGCCCATCAACGCTACCAGCGCCAAAGACCTCTCCGGCCTGGGCGCCGACGCCTTCAAGCAGGCCGTGTGGCGGGAGCGGAAGTACGAGTTGGCCTTTGAAATGGACCGGTGGTTTGACATGAAGCGTACCGGGGAGCTGCTCACCTCGCCCCAGCTGCGGGCCAAGGGCATCAAGCCCTTCAACGTAGTGCTGCCCATTCCGCAGTCGGAGCTGGATGTAAACACCGGCCTGCGTCAAAACCCTGGTTACTAACCCGTAGCGGCGGCTGCCTAGCGCAGGGCTACCCTTCAGGCCACGGGCCGGGGTAGCCCTGCCCGGCCCGGCCGCCTCCACCCTATTCCCCCGCCAATTCCCATGCATACTATGTTTACGCGCCTGGCCGTCCTTGGCCTGTTGGCTGCCCCGCTCCTCCTGGCTTCCTGCGACAAGGACGCCAAAGACTACGAGCTGGAGGGCGCCGTGCCCACCTCCTCTTTTTCCTACCAGGTAAGCACCACCGAGTACCCCGCTACCGTAACGTTTACCAGCACCGGACAGGACGGGTTCCTCTACCAGTGGAACTTCGGCGACAACTCCCGCGGCTCGGGCAACAGCGTCACGCACACGTACACCCGCCCCGGCACCTACCAGGTAGAGCTGATTACGGCTGGCCGTGGCGGTACGGGCATTTCGGCCAAGCAGGCGGTGGTTATTCCCGATGTCTGCACTAATGCGGCCTTCAGCAAGCTGGTAGACTGCGCCGGCAGCGGCACCCGGGTGTGGTCCTTCTCCACCGAGCCCGGCGCCATCGTGCGGGAGTCGGCTACCGGCACCCAGCTTTCCAGCTCCACTACCCTGAACAACTGCCAGCTCGACGACCAGTTCTCGTTCAGCAATAGCTACACGGTGAACTACGAAAGTGCCGGCCAGACCTACACGGGTACTACCTGCGGCGCTTCCCTGAACCGCGGCGGTAGCTTCGTGTACCGGCCCACCAGCAACGGCCTGGGTCAGATTGTTCTGAAGGGGAAAGGCGGCTTTATTGGCCTGCCTGACTCGGTAGCCAACAAAACCTACGACATTCTGGAGGCATCTGACACCAAGCTGCGCCTGCGCGGGACCAACCCCGATGGCACGCGCACCGTCGTGACCCTGATGCCCTTCGATGCCACGGCCCCCATCAAGCGCCTGCTCACGGGTGGTACCTCCAAAACCTGGATGATTGACAACAAGGCCGATGCCCCGATTACGGTAGGCACCGAAGCCAACCCCCTGGAGTACTTTGCCGGCGTAAAGGCCGGGGAGCTGCCCGCCTGCCAGTCTGACGATGAGTACACCTTCTCGATGAGCAACGTCTTCACCTACGATGCCAAAGGCGAGACCTTCTCGGCGGCGGCCGGCTACACCTGC is a genomic window containing:
- a CDS encoding RagB/SusD family nutrient uptake outer membrane protein, with the protein product MLPLHKYRTTYGAWLLTLGLLSGCGEKFLEETPTDQVTDANFYRTTTDAIQATNAVYGELITAGQYNAALWGLGDIASDISTTGGGGGGDGIEYQQLDFFNIPSTNLVTNRLWGSCYVGIGRANIVLQKVPGMSIDPAIQKRSIGEAQFLRAKYYFDLVRAYGDVPLLTTPPATLADVNVPRTPVAQVYAQIEKDLTDAIGNLPGSYSGEDLGRATKWAATGLLAKVYLTEGKLPEAATRAREVISGSGKTLWDNYADNFKVANENGKESLFEAQFLSGRNTWDQNGPGFSGNEFFGPRGQGVVPQGGYGFNIPEADFVAGYEAGDLRRDATIWMPGDVYPDGRKQPDRLPGSPNGYGCKKWFVGKVNTNIWDSELNIPVMRLAEVYLILAEAVGTTSEGYEAINKVRRRAFGLPINATSAKDLSGLGADAFKQAVWRERKYELAFEMDRWFDMKRTGELLTSPQLRAKGIKPFNVVLPIPQSELDVNTGLRQNPGY
- a CDS encoding 7TM diverse intracellular signaling domain-containing protein, giving the protein MKLVNSHLPPRRAIWFSFLTLSTPLLLCLLFVGSLAQARPADTLRVHAGLEELFVDPGQYSVLEDPSGHLTLAQVQEPAWAARFRPGSTLPTTMDHPGSAYWLRLVVQAQGSLSQHWYLEMFDSHLNSVEFYPVDGSAPTFTGSDLPLATRKFPYKNFLFRLPLPPNQAQTYYLRLTSNSKTTFLSRLRTEQTLAVHFQTEYGLLGGFYGVLLIMVVYNLCLYLFIGEQTYLRYVLYVLSCSLVFMSEDGLGFQYLWPGHPVLNQIITAGSPILLLLTFSYYARQFLDTAQRLPSYDPWIRAVVLLSVAGLLIDAVWLSSGWGFWFYLLPYCMIYYAAYRVWQRGQRTARFFLLAHVMVAISVVFMILRKLGINTFTNTATVYSMNAAFVVEVVVLSYALGEKIKGIKDATIRAQGKLVKQLRKKHQVQEQLVEQLQRNQELKDQLNSELEGLVAQRTDELRLQSDTIAAQNRELLQANGLLALQSAAIEKLNAELQRDLQEVKTARVLSKEVNFGEFSQIYPDKDACLVYLANLKWSEGYQCRKCGHEKYCDGREPHSRRCTKCRYVESATAYTLLQKCKFPIIKAFYAVFLIYTHKGNYSSQELSRVLDLRQGTCWSFSQKVLEAMRRRRRAPDFDENEGWTHILLDASGLEPEEAGAAEEATVRA
- a CDS encoding PKD domain-containing protein, giving the protein MHTMFTRLAVLGLLAAPLLLASCDKDAKDYELEGAVPTSSFSYQVSTTEYPATVTFTSTGQDGFLYQWNFGDNSRGSGNSVTHTYTRPGTYQVELITAGRGGTGISAKQAVVIPDVCTNAAFSKLVDCAGSGTRVWSFSTEPGAIVRESATGTQLSSSTTLNNCQLDDQFSFSNSYTVNYESAGQTYTGTTCGASLNRGGSFVYRPTSNGLGQIVLKGKGGFIGLPDSVANKTYDILEASDTKLRLRGTNPDGTRTVVTLMPFDATAPIKRLLTGGTSKTWMIDNKADAPITVGTEANPLEYFAGVKAGELPACQSDDEYTFSMSNVFTYDAKGETFSAAAGYTCKAPESGTSPMVFGPSAGAGLAQFTLSRAGSFIAATDASPTERVYRIMEIDDKHMVLRAGSGQNGGTVFTIKMVPK
- a CDS encoding TonB-dependent receptor, whose translation is MNQHLYTQALLRRALWLAACGLPALPSLAAAPSTAAGLPGPAATPRLLADVPVSGRVTQSNGEPLPGVTIIVKGTTLGTTTDADGRFSLNAPENSTLVVSYVGFTRREVPITGASSSLSITLAEDTRALSEVVVVGYGTQERGSVTGAVSSVSAREIATQPVADATQALQGRAAGVTVTSNGGAPGGAAGTSIRIRGLTSAGNNNPLFVVDGFPLPDGNENQLNAINPNDIETIDILKDASATAIYGVRAANGVVIITTKRGKTGTSTINLDAYRGVQQVWRKLDLLNAEEYAVINNEGRLAGGAPIVVDRLRNPQGLGEGTDWQDEVFRRAAIQNYSLSATGGSEKARYAVSASYFQQDGTIVGSDFERFTLRANGDVQVNKILKLGNNISLTHLSDRQITSNSGEYGTVQQTLRIPAIIPVYRPDGYYYEPRGAQDNFIEENPLASATITNQRFYRNRALTTFFAELEPVRGLRFRTNVGADFVFDNFNAFRPGVPELQADGQTYTSRYTQATAGATATASYAPSYLIENTATFDRLIADKHQVTVLVGQSAQQFNYSNVEAYRTGYLRNDLQVINSGPINTQIGNAGTINRPSRLLSYFGRVNYEFAGKYLFQAIARYDGSGSFPPGDKFGFFPGVSAGWRISEEDFLKGNRVISNLKLRVGYGKVGNPNNAGRFAYLYAINSGIRYPFGPNGGTLQTGAAPTRQANPDLRWETNNQTNVGIDLGFLDNRFEATIDLYNRSSPNLIAPVPVSLVSGTYETVNRNAASAYNRGIDFSFTSHNVRGTGRGLNWTTTLNLSAYKSELESLGVGQPYNGLSALSGVIVRYDEGQAFGSFYGFVADGLFQTPEDVQNHATQQSGTAPGDIRFKDLNNDGVINAEDRTFIGNPNPDFTYGLNNTVTWGGFDLNIFLQGSQGNDIYNQNRYILESPLYGTSSGSTRVLGRWTGPGTSNDVPRAFAGDNADPNQNLRVSTYFVEDGSYMRIKTLTLGYSLPQSIMERIAAKQVRVYASAQNLLTLTKYSGYDPEVGSRGIDLGVYPQPRVFLLGLNIGF
- a CDS encoding cellulase family glycosylhydrolase, whose protein sequence is MSCQLTRLRWSPAAARRGLGLLLMACLSAGPHLGFGQELTALRASGPRIVNTQGQEVVLRGYNVGGWLLQESYILQTDTLNSQWRIWQGLLRTMPEAQVEEFYRQYRQNFITKADIDFLGQQGFNAVRLPFHYDLFLTPEQRRARTAVIRDPHNDQKLAAYVEQLSGWYDQGRLFADTKNLEGFRLIDQVVKWCAANRMYVILDLHAAPGGQGTDRNINDNFRPLDLWKRRDAKGRLIYQDLTVRLWEKLAARYRQEPRIAMYDLINEPHNLNASNGLSADNQELAALYARLITAVRAQRDEHLLLLEGNGYGNEYTNLTPDKLATPDKRNLVYNAHRYWCPNTPEAADPNPNQINLLHNLAAFRERWQVPVWVGETGENSNEWFAAAVQGLNSLGIGWGHWNLKRVDSGAGLLRVRPYGNLLTPEGRANLLRNVQFANCQINTDVLAALTQPAGARTPFASLSIPGTIPATDYDLGRDGVAYHDEFSARTDFRDLTPPNQGGAYRNDGVDITACPEAPNGFAVSKLATGEWLAYTVTVAKPGAYRAEVRLQPGTAQGRLALRLGDLDVGTATVAPGQDWVTVALTTPTLPAGQHTLRVLVEQPLGQLGWLRFAPAPNGGGAGGQ